Proteins from a genomic interval of Candidatus Firestonebacteria bacterium RIFOXYD2_FULL_39_29:
- a CDS encoding amino acid transporter — translation MSKKVFDDIRDTENHGLFRKAKNIIIGKAKNPEEKGVFHNLALIAFFAWVGLGADGLSSACYGPEEAFKALQGHVYLAVIIGLASAITIAIISASYSQIVELFPSGGGGYVVASKLLSPFAGMAAGSALIIDYVLTITISIASGADAIFSFLPAEWQYLKLGFAAFLIVLITVMNLRGVKESILILLPIFLVFVITHAVVIVYAIFSHSSNLASVAVNTGADIKTSFGQLGFFGLSVILLRAYSMGAGTYTGIEAVSNGVSILREPKVKTAKRAMLYMAISLALVVTGLLVAYLLYNVTPEPNKTLNAVLFGKIFGTGTLGYTLLLITLISEAAILFVAAQAGFIDGPRVIANMAVDRWLPSRFTMLSDRLVTQNGILLMGGASLLVLYFSQGSVTLLVVLYSINVFITFVLSQLGMVRHWWKERKTEKKWKRKFALNGIGLVLTFSILVTVITVKFYEGGWITLTITAGFMIIALLIRKHYNNTKNILNRLDSLVLSVMPTVDSSEPAATASTPKYIKNGKTAVVLVNGFNGLGLHTLLNISRIFKGLYKNFVIIQVGIVDSGAFKGVEEIDKLKIKVKEDVNKYVNYIRSTGSFAEGVALTGVDPVSEVSGAAPEILRKYPGAIFFGGQLVFPEEVFMARWLHNYTVFAIQRKFYYMGIPMIMMPVRL, via the coding sequence ATGTCGAAAAAAGTGTTTGATGACATAAGAGATACGGAAAATCACGGGTTGTTCCGAAAAGCTAAAAATATTATTATAGGTAAAGCTAAGAACCCCGAAGAAAAGGGCGTATTTCATAATCTTGCCCTGATTGCTTTTTTTGCGTGGGTGGGACTCGGTGCGGACGGGCTTTCCTCCGCCTGTTATGGTCCGGAAGAAGCTTTTAAGGCCTTGCAGGGGCACGTATATCTGGCTGTAATTATCGGACTTGCTTCGGCTATCACGATCGCTATAATCAGCGCCAGTTATTCGCAGATAGTAGAACTCTTTCCGTCAGGCGGCGGGGGATATGTAGTAGCTTCAAAACTTTTGTCACCTTTTGCCGGTATGGCTGCAGGTTCTGCTCTGATAATCGATTATGTTCTGACCATTACTATATCGATAGCGAGCGGGGCAGACGCTATTTTTAGTTTTCTTCCTGCTGAGTGGCAATATTTAAAATTGGGGTTCGCCGCTTTTTTAATAGTATTGATTACCGTTATGAATTTGCGTGGAGTGAAAGAATCAATACTTATCCTTTTACCGATATTTCTTGTTTTTGTTATCACCCATGCTGTTGTTATAGTTTATGCTATTTTCTCTCACAGCTCAAACCTTGCTTCAGTAGCCGTGAATACGGGAGCTGATATTAAAACTTCGTTTGGCCAGCTCGGTTTCTTTGGCCTCAGTGTTATCCTGCTTCGGGCCTATAGTATGGGTGCCGGAACGTATACGGGTATTGAAGCGGTCAGCAACGGGGTTTCAATTCTTCGTGAACCGAAAGTAAAAACGGCAAAAAGAGCCATGCTTTATATGGCAATTTCTCTTGCTCTTGTAGTTACCGGCCTTCTGGTGGCTTATCTTCTGTATAATGTAACTCCTGAACCGAATAAGACATTAAACGCCGTGCTTTTCGGAAAAATATTCGGGACAGGGACGCTGGGGTACACATTGCTCCTGATCACTCTCATATCGGAAGCAGCTATACTTTTTGTTGCCGCACAGGCGGGTTTCATAGACGGTCCGAGAGTCATTGCGAATATGGCTGTGGACAGGTGGCTCCCTTCCCGGTTTACAATGCTCTCCGATCGCTTAGTTACACAAAATGGGATTTTACTGATGGGTGGTGCTTCTTTGCTTGTCTTATATTTCAGTCAGGGTTCTGTGACACTCCTTGTTGTTCTTTATAGCATTAATGTCTTTATCACATTTGTGCTTTCACAGCTTGGAATGGTCAGGCACTGGTGGAAAGAACGAAAAACTGAAAAAAAGTGGAAGAGGAAATTTGCTTTGAACGGTATAGGTCTCGTCCTTACTTTTTCAATTCTTGTCACGGTCATAACCGTAAAATTTTATGAGGGAGGCTGGATAACTTTAACAATAACAGCCGGCTTTATGATAATCGCCCTGCTCATAAGAAAGCATTACAATAATACGAAAAATATATTGAACCGCCTGGATAGCCTGGTGCTTTCCGTAATGCCCACGGTTGACAGTTCTGAACCTGCAGCAACGGCAAGCACTCCGAAATATATTAAAAACGGAAAGACGGCTGTAGTATTAGTGAATGGTTTTAACGGGTTAGGCCTGCACACATTATTAAATATTTCACGGATCTTCAAAGGGTTGTATAAGAATTTCGTTATTATTCAGGTCGGTATAGTTGATAGCGGCGCATTTAAGGGAGTAGAGGAGATTGATAAACTTAAAATTAAAGTAAAAGAGGATGTAAATAAATATGTTAATTATATCCGCTCAACCGGTTCATTCGCGGAAGGCGTTGCTTTAACCGGCGTTGACCCCGTAAGCGAAGTTTCCGGAGCGGCTCCTGAGATACTTAGAAAATATCCCGGTGCTATTTTCTTCGGAGGCCAGCTGGTATTTCCCGAGGAAGTATTTATGGCGAGATGGCTCCACAATTATACGGTGTTTGCAATACAACGGAAATTCTACTACATGGGAATCCCCATGATCATGATGCCGGTGCGGCTGTAA